A stretch of Bordetella genomosp. 13 DNA encodes these proteins:
- the acnD gene encoding Fe/S-dependent 2-methylisocitrate dehydratase AcnD produces MNTNYRKPLPGTSLDYFDARQAVEDIQAGAWATLPYTSRVLAENLVRRCDPATLTDSLRQLIERRRDLDFPWYPARVVCHDILGQTALVDLAGLRDAIADAGGDPAQINPVVPTQLIVDHSLAVEYPGFDKDAFEKNRAVEDRRNEDRFHFIDWTKQAFRNVDVIPPGNGIMHQINLEKMSPVVQVRDGVAFPDTCVGTDSHTPHVDALGVIAIGVGGLEAENVMLGRASWMRLPDIVGVELTGRPQPGITCTDIVLALTEFLRREKVVGAYIEFLGAGASALTIGDRATISNMTPEFGATAAMFYIDGQTIDYLRLTGRDEDQVRLVETYARQAGLWADDLVRAEYERMLSFDLSSVVRNMAGPSNPHKRVATTELAARGIAAPWEETPGQMPDGAVIIAAITSCTNTSNPRNVIAAGLLARNANRAGLVRKPWVKTSLAPGSKAVQLYLEESGLLADLEKLGFGIVAFACTTCNGMSGALDPKIQQEIIDRNLYATAVLSGNRNFDGRIHPYAKQAFLASPPLVIAYAIAGTVRVDIERDALGVDANGKPVTLKDIWPSDEEIDAVVAASVKPEQFRKVYEPMFRFAVEQETKVSPLYDWRPQSTYIRRPPYWEGALAGERTLRGMRPLAVLGDNITTDHLSPSNAIMADSAAGEYLAKMGLPEEDFNSYATHRGDHLTAQRATFANPKLINEMAVVDGQVRQGSLARLEPEGKVMRMWEAIETYMERKQPLIIIAGADYGQGSSRDWAAKGVRLAGVEAIVAEGFERIHRTNLIGMGVLPLEFQPGADRKTLGIDGTETFDVIGERVPRATLTLVIHRRAGAPVHVPVTCRLDTAEEVSIYEAGGVLQRFAQDFLESTQAA; encoded by the coding sequence ATGAATACGAACTACCGCAAGCCCCTGCCCGGCACCTCGCTGGACTATTTCGACGCGCGCCAGGCGGTCGAAGACATCCAGGCCGGCGCCTGGGCCACCCTGCCCTACACCTCTCGCGTGCTGGCCGAGAACCTGGTGCGCCGCTGCGATCCGGCCACGCTGACCGACTCGCTGCGCCAGCTGATCGAACGCCGCCGCGACCTGGATTTTCCGTGGTATCCGGCACGCGTGGTCTGCCACGACATCCTGGGGCAGACGGCGCTGGTCGACCTGGCCGGCCTGCGCGATGCCATTGCCGATGCCGGCGGCGACCCGGCGCAGATCAATCCGGTCGTGCCCACCCAGCTCATCGTCGATCACTCGCTGGCCGTCGAGTATCCGGGCTTCGACAAGGACGCTTTCGAGAAGAACCGCGCGGTGGAAGACCGCCGCAACGAAGACCGCTTCCATTTCATCGACTGGACCAAGCAGGCGTTTCGCAACGTCGACGTGATCCCGCCGGGCAACGGCATCATGCACCAGATCAACCTCGAGAAGATGTCTCCGGTGGTGCAGGTGCGCGACGGCGTGGCGTTTCCGGACACCTGCGTGGGCACCGACAGCCACACCCCGCACGTGGACGCGCTGGGCGTGATCGCCATCGGCGTGGGCGGCCTCGAGGCCGAGAACGTCATGCTGGGGCGCGCGTCGTGGATGCGGCTGCCGGACATCGTCGGCGTCGAGCTCACCGGCCGTCCGCAACCGGGCATCACCTGCACCGACATCGTGCTGGCGCTTACCGAATTCCTGCGCCGCGAGAAGGTGGTGGGCGCCTACATCGAGTTCCTGGGCGCCGGCGCCAGCGCGCTCACCATCGGCGACCGCGCCACGATTTCCAACATGACGCCGGAATTCGGCGCCACCGCGGCCATGTTCTACATCGATGGCCAGACCATCGACTACCTGCGGCTTACGGGTCGCGACGAGGACCAGGTGCGGCTGGTGGAGACCTATGCGCGGCAGGCCGGGCTGTGGGCCGACGACCTGGTTCGCGCCGAGTACGAGCGCATGCTGAGCTTCGACCTGTCGTCGGTCGTGCGCAACATGGCCGGTCCGTCGAACCCGCACAAGCGCGTGGCCACCACCGAGCTGGCCGCCCGCGGCATCGCCGCGCCGTGGGAAGAGACGCCGGGCCAGATGCCCGACGGCGCCGTCATCATCGCCGCCATCACCAGCTGCACCAACACCAGCAACCCGCGCAACGTCATCGCGGCCGGCCTGCTGGCGCGCAACGCGAACCGGGCCGGACTGGTGCGCAAGCCCTGGGTGAAGACCTCGCTGGCCCCGGGATCCAAGGCGGTGCAGCTGTACCTGGAAGAATCGGGACTGCTTGCCGACCTGGAAAAGCTGGGCTTCGGCATCGTGGCGTTCGCGTGCACCACCTGCAACGGCATGAGCGGCGCGCTCGATCCGAAGATCCAGCAGGAGATCATCGACCGCAATCTATACGCCACGGCGGTACTGTCGGGCAACCGCAATTTCGACGGACGCATCCATCCCTACGCCAAACAGGCCTTCCTGGCGTCGCCCCCGCTGGTCATTGCGTACGCCATCGCGGGCACGGTGCGCGTGGACATCGAGCGCGACGCGCTGGGCGTCGATGCGAATGGCAAGCCCGTCACGCTGAAGGACATCTGGCCCAGCGACGAAGAAATCGACGCAGTCGTGGCCGCCAGCGTGAAGCCCGAGCAGTTCCGCAAGGTCTACGAGCCCATGTTCCGCTTCGCCGTCGAACAGGAAACGAAGGTCAGCCCCTTGTACGACTGGCGTCCGCAGAGCACCTATATCCGCCGTCCGCCGTATTGGGAAGGCGCGCTGGCCGGCGAACGCACGCTCAGGGGCATGCGGCCGCTGGCGGTGCTGGGCGACAACATCACCACCGACCACCTGTCGCCGTCCAACGCGATCATGGCCGACAGCGCCGCCGGCGAATACCTGGCGAAGATGGGCCTGCCCGAAGAAGACTTCAACTCGTACGCCACCCATCGCGGCGATCACCTGACGGCGCAGCGAGCCACCTTCGCCAACCCCAAGCTGATCAACGAGATGGCCGTGGTCGACGGACAGGTCAGGCAGGGGTCGCTGGCCCGGCTCGAGCCCGAGGGCAAGGTCATGCGCATGTGGGAAGCCATCGAGACCTACATGGAACGCAAGCAGCCCCTGATCATCATCGCGGGCGCCGACTACGGCCAGGGCTCGTCGCGCGACTGGGCGGCCAAGGGTGTGCGGCTGGCCGGCGTCGAGGCCATCGTCGCCGAGGGCTTCGAGCGCATCCACCGCACGAACCTGATCGGCATGGGGGTCCTGCCGCTGGAGTTCCAGCCCGGCGCCGACCGCAAGACGCTGGGCATCGACGGCACCGAGACCTTCGACGTCATCGGCGAACGCGTGCCGCGCGCCACGCTGACGCTGGTCATCCATCGACGTGCAGGCGCACCGGTGCACGTGCCGGTCACCTGTCGCCTGGATACCGCCGAGGAAGTCTCGATCTACGAAGCCGGCGGCGTGCTGCAGCGCTTCGCGCAGGACTTCCTCGAATCCACGCAGGCGGCCTGA
- a CDS encoding CopD family protein, which translates to MLWVKAFHIVFIASWFAGLFYLPRIYVNLAQQSDPAVQSCLLGMARRLYRFMTLLAVPAVLLGLWLYVGYGIGLGPGNGWMHGKLALVLLIVGYHHACGVMLRKFEQGRNTRSHTFYRWFNEVPVLLLVLVVVLVVVKPF; encoded by the coding sequence ATGCTGTGGGTCAAGGCCTTTCACATCGTATTCATCGCGTCCTGGTTCGCCGGGCTGTTCTACCTGCCCCGCATCTACGTGAACCTCGCGCAGCAATCCGATCCCGCGGTCCAGTCCTGTCTGCTGGGCATGGCGCGCCGGCTCTATCGCTTCATGACGCTCCTGGCCGTGCCGGCCGTGTTGCTGGGCCTGTGGCTGTACGTGGGATACGGCATAGGCCTGGGCCCGGGCAACGGCTGGATGCACGGCAAGCTGGCGCTGGTGCTGCTCATCGTCGGCTACCATCACGCCTGCGGGGTCATGCTGCGCAAGTTCGAACAAGGCCGCAATACCCGCTCCCATACTTTCTATCGCTGGTTCAACGAAGTTCCCGTCCTGCTGCTGGTGCTGGTAGTCGTGCTAGTCGTCGTCAAACCCTTCTAA
- a CDS encoding RDD family protein, whose translation MDTLDLSATPSRARRFACMMYEGVLLFGVVFLATYLMDTLTQSRHGLALRPERQAWLFLVIGVYFVLCWRRGGQTLPMKTWHIRLVDRDGKPPTLFRLVLRYVLIWPLMLAAIALIWLGSSITGWPSVDMLVVVAPFVSFLWTWVDADQQFLHDRLAGTRLRNAPPKPKRPLNQG comes from the coding sequence ATGGACACCCTGGACCTTTCCGCCACGCCCAGCCGCGCCCGGCGATTCGCCTGCATGATGTATGAAGGCGTATTGCTGTTCGGCGTGGTGTTCCTGGCCACCTATCTGATGGATACGCTGACCCAGAGCCGCCATGGCCTGGCGCTGCGGCCCGAGCGCCAGGCGTGGCTGTTCCTGGTCATTGGCGTGTACTTCGTGCTGTGCTGGCGGCGCGGCGGGCAGACGCTGCCCATGAAGACCTGGCACATCCGCCTGGTCGACCGCGACGGGAAGCCGCCCACTCTTTTCCGCCTGGTGCTGCGCTACGTGCTGATCTGGCCTCTGATGCTGGCCGCCATCGCGCTGATCTGGCTGGGTTCGTCGATTACCGGCTGGCCCTCGGTGGACATGCTGGTGGTCGTGGCGCCCTTCGTGTCTTTCCTTTGGACCTGGGTCGATGCCGACCAACAGTTCCTGCACGACCGCCTGGCGGGAACCCGGTTGCGCAACGCGCCGCCCAAACCCAAGCGCCCCCTGAACCAAGGATAG
- the prpF gene encoding 2-methylaconitate cis-trans isomerase PrpF, giving the protein MASLPQIRVPATYMRGGTSKGVFFRLQDLPPAAQVPGPARDALLLRVIGSPDPYGKQIDGMGGATSSTSKTVILDRSQRPDHDVDYLFGQVSIDSPFVDWSGNCGNLSAAVGAFAITNGLVDPARIPRNGTAVVRIWQANIGKTILGHIPIVDGQVQETGDFELDGVTFPAAEVQLEFLDPADEGEGEGGAMFPTGNMVDTLEVPGIGTLQATLINAGIPTIFVNAEAIGYTGSELQDAINSDVKALAMFETLRAHGALRMGLVSELAEAATRQHTPKIAFVAPPAGYTASSGKQVEAGDIDLRVRALSMGKLHHAMMGTAAVAIGTAAAIPGTLVNLAAGGGERESVRFGHPSGTLRVGAQARLENGQWKVTKAIMSRSARVLMEGYVRVPADTL; this is encoded by the coding sequence ATGGCTTCCCTTCCCCAAATCCGTGTTCCCGCCACCTACATGCGCGGCGGCACCAGCAAGGGTGTGTTCTTCCGTCTGCAAGACCTCCCGCCCGCGGCGCAGGTCCCCGGCCCCGCGCGCGATGCGCTGCTGCTGCGCGTGATAGGCAGCCCCGACCCCTATGGCAAGCAGATCGACGGCATGGGCGGCGCCACGTCCAGCACCAGCAAGACCGTCATCCTGGACCGCAGCCAGCGGCCCGATCACGACGTCGATTACCTGTTCGGACAGGTGTCCATCGACAGCCCCTTCGTGGACTGGAGCGGCAACTGCGGCAACCTCAGCGCCGCGGTCGGCGCCTTCGCCATTACGAACGGGCTGGTCGACCCGGCGCGCATTCCGCGCAACGGCACGGCCGTGGTCCGCATCTGGCAGGCCAACATCGGCAAGACCATCCTGGGGCACATCCCCATCGTCGACGGCCAGGTTCAAGAAACCGGAGACTTCGAACTGGACGGCGTCACCTTCCCGGCCGCCGAAGTGCAGCTGGAGTTCCTGGATCCAGCCGACGAGGGCGAGGGAGAAGGCGGCGCCATGTTCCCCACCGGCAACATGGTGGACACGCTCGAGGTGCCGGGCATCGGCACGCTGCAGGCCACGCTGATCAACGCCGGCATTCCCACCATCTTCGTCAACGCCGAGGCCATCGGCTATACCGGCAGCGAACTGCAGGACGCGATCAACAGCGACGTGAAGGCGCTGGCCATGTTCGAGACGCTGCGCGCGCACGGCGCGCTGCGCATGGGCCTGGTCTCGGAGCTCGCCGAGGCGGCCACGCGGCAGCACACGCCCAAGATCGCCTTCGTCGCCCCGCCCGCCGGCTACACCGCCTCCAGCGGCAAGCAGGTAGAGGCCGGCGACATCGACCTGCGCGTGCGCGCGCTGTCCATGGGCAAGCTGCACCACGCAATGATGGGCACGGCCGCGGTGGCCATCGGCACAGCCGCGGCGATACCGGGCACGCTGGTCAACCTTGCCGCCGGCGGCGGCGAACGCGAGTCGGTGCGCTTCGGCCATCCGTCGGGCACGCTGCGCGTGGGCGCGCAGGCCCGCCTGGAGAACGGCCAATGGAAGGTCACCAAGGCCATCATGAGCCGCAGCGCCCGCGTCCTGATGGAAGGCTACGTCCGGGTCCCCGCCGACACCCTCTGA
- a CDS encoding bifunctional 2-methylcitrate dehydratase/aconitate hydratase, producing MSHANAPSAQRPPWDAVLTDIADYVLDYQVQSPLAYETARNCLIDTLGCGLEALEYPACRKLLGPIVPGTVVPHGAKVPGTQFQLDPVQAAFNIGAMIRWLDFNDTWLAAEWGHPSDNLGGILATADWLSRNAVASGRAPLTMRDVLTAMIKAHEIQGCIALENSFNKVGLDHVVLVKVASTAVVALMLGLSREEVINAVSLAWVDGQSLRTYRHAPNTGSRKSWAAGDATSRAVRLALIARTGEMGYPSVLTAKTWGFYDVLFKRQPFSFQRPYGSYVMENVLFKISFPAEFHAQTAVECAMQIHGMLAAAGRRADDIERITIRTHEACIRIIDKKGPLNNPADRDHCIQYMVAVPLLFGRLTAADYEDDVAADPRIDALRDRIVCVEDPAFTRDYHDPDKRSIANALTVEFKDGARLDEIVCEYPIGHKRRRVDGIPLLEAKFRTNLARVFPTRQQQRILGVSLDQAALEAMPVHEYVDLYVI from the coding sequence ATGAGCCACGCCAACGCGCCTTCCGCCCAGCGCCCGCCCTGGGACGCGGTACTGACCGACATCGCGGACTACGTCCTCGACTATCAGGTGCAAAGCCCGCTGGCTTACGAGACGGCCCGCAATTGCCTGATCGACACGCTGGGCTGCGGGCTCGAAGCGCTGGAATACCCGGCCTGCCGCAAGCTGCTGGGACCCATCGTGCCCGGCACGGTAGTACCCCATGGCGCCAAGGTCCCGGGCACGCAGTTCCAGCTCGATCCGGTGCAGGCCGCCTTCAACATCGGCGCGATGATCCGCTGGCTCGATTTCAACGACACGTGGCTTGCCGCCGAATGGGGCCATCCGTCCGACAATCTGGGCGGCATCCTGGCCACGGCGGACTGGCTCTCGCGCAACGCGGTGGCCTCGGGCCGCGCGCCGCTGACCATGCGCGACGTGCTGACCGCCATGATCAAGGCGCACGAGATCCAGGGCTGCATCGCGCTGGAGAATTCCTTCAACAAGGTCGGCCTGGACCACGTGGTGCTGGTCAAGGTGGCGTCGACCGCCGTGGTGGCGCTGATGCTGGGCCTGTCGCGCGAAGAGGTCATCAATGCCGTGTCGCTCGCCTGGGTCGACGGCCAGAGCCTGCGCACCTATCGGCACGCGCCCAACACCGGCAGCCGCAAGAGCTGGGCTGCCGGCGACGCCACCAGCCGCGCGGTGCGCCTGGCGCTGATCGCCCGCACGGGCGAGATGGGCTACCCATCGGTCCTGACCGCCAAGACCTGGGGCTTCTACGACGTGCTGTTCAAGAGACAACCGTTCAGTTTCCAGCGGCCCTACGGCAGCTATGTGATGGAAAACGTGCTGTTCAAGATCTCGTTCCCCGCCGAGTTCCATGCGCAGACCGCGGTGGAATGCGCCATGCAGATCCACGGCATGCTGGCCGCCGCCGGCCGGCGCGCGGACGATATCGAGCGCATCACCATTCGGACCCACGAGGCCTGCATCCGCATCATCGACAAGAAAGGACCGCTGAACAACCCGGCCGACCGCGACCACTGCATCCAGTACATGGTGGCCGTGCCCCTGCTGTTCGGCCGCCTGACCGCGGCGGACTACGAGGACGACGTGGCCGCCGACCCGCGCATCGACGCGCTGCGCGACCGTATCGTCTGCGTCGAGGACCCGGCTTTCACGCGGGACTACCACGATCCCGACAAGCGCTCGATTGCGAATGCACTGACGGTGGAATTCAAGGACGGCGCCCGGCTCGACGAGATTGTCTGCGAGTACCCCATCGGCCACAAGCGCCGCCGCGTCGACGGCATTCCGCTGCTGGAAGCCAAGTTCCGCACCAATCTCGCGCGCGTATTCCCCACCCGGCAGCAGCAACGCATACTCGGCGTGTCGCTGGACCAGGCAGCGCTCGAGGCCATGCCGGTCCACGAGTACGTCGACCTTTACGTGATCTAG
- a CDS encoding THUMP domain-containing protein, whose protein sequence is MSSDDQGRPRRTLSISKPAQPAADEHAPRRKRSGARARTVAQQERGREKDDRLQHAPAVPVRGGPAVPRDDAGRGGPWTGSRRAGARTAGMPDADELLPPPGAAWDDLPADAPQWDEPPEIGSPAPETRAHHAPRRGPRERSGPAETYRVFAPCPQGLEEALTAEMQALGFEDAVIGRAGCSFTADWAGVQRANLYSRLATRILAQVAQAEISHEDDILDLAYATPWERWFGAEQTLRVDTSAIKSPVRSLQYCNLRAKDGICDRLRDREGARPDIDTVRPDARVHLFLSGNTATLYLDTSGESLFKRGWRLDKGEAPLRENLAAGMLALAGWDPAAALLDPFCGSGTLLIEAAWIALGVPAGISRPFGFERLRGHDARRWRDLKEDARARILPQLDTPLVGYDIDPQAIEFARANAERAWLTEDTIRFEVGDARDIEPPADTGWIVTNPPYGERMDEHDHELWRDWAACLKRRFAGWQLHVISSDMTLPQRMRLKPLRRTPLHNGALDCRLFGFELVASSYRDGPRSGTSDTPPADEDAL, encoded by the coding sequence ATGTCTTCCGACGATCAAGGCCGCCCGCGCCGCACCCTCTCCATCTCGAAGCCCGCGCAACCCGCCGCGGACGAGCACGCGCCGCGCCGCAAGCGCAGCGGCGCCCGGGCGCGCACGGTGGCGCAACAGGAACGCGGACGCGAGAAGGACGACCGCCTGCAACATGCGCCCGCCGTCCCCGTGCGCGGCGGGCCGGCCGTGCCGCGAGACGACGCGGGCCGCGGCGGTCCGTGGACAGGGTCACGCAGAGCCGGAGCCAGGACCGCCGGCATGCCAGACGCCGACGAACTGCTTCCGCCGCCGGGCGCTGCGTGGGACGACCTGCCGGCCGACGCGCCTCAATGGGACGAGCCGCCCGAGATCGGCAGCCCCGCCCCCGAGACGCGCGCGCACCATGCCCCGCGGCGCGGGCCGCGTGAACGGTCGGGCCCCGCCGAGACCTACCGCGTCTTCGCTCCTTGTCCGCAGGGTCTGGAGGAAGCGCTGACCGCCGAAATGCAGGCGCTGGGTTTCGAGGATGCCGTCATCGGCCGGGCGGGCTGCAGCTTCACGGCGGACTGGGCCGGCGTGCAGCGCGCCAATCTGTATTCGCGGCTGGCCACCCGCATCCTCGCGCAGGTCGCGCAAGCCGAGATTTCGCACGAGGACGACATCCTCGATCTGGCTTACGCCACGCCCTGGGAGCGCTGGTTCGGCGCGGAACAGACGCTGCGCGTGGATACCTCGGCCATCAAGAGCCCGGTACGCAGCCTGCAGTACTGCAACCTGCGCGCCAAGGACGGCATCTGCGACCGGCTGCGCGACCGCGAGGGCGCGCGCCCCGACATCGATACGGTGCGGCCGGATGCGCGCGTGCATCTGTTCCTCTCTGGCAACACCGCCACCCTGTATCTGGACACCTCGGGCGAGTCGCTGTTCAAGCGCGGCTGGCGCCTGGACAAGGGCGAGGCCCCGTTGCGGGAGAACCTGGCGGCCGGCATGCTGGCGCTGGCCGGCTGGGACCCCGCCGCGGCGCTGCTGGATCCCTTCTGCGGCAGCGGCACGCTGCTGATCGAGGCGGCATGGATCGCGCTGGGCGTGCCGGCCGGCATCTCGCGGCCCTTTGGTTTCGAACGCCTGCGCGGCCACGATGCGCGGCGCTGGCGCGACCTGAAGGAGGACGCGCGAGCCCGCATCCTGCCGCAGCTGGACACGCCGCTGGTCGGCTACGACATCGATCCGCAGGCCATCGAGTTCGCCCGCGCCAACGCCGAGCGCGCCTGGCTGACGGAAGACACCATTCGATTCGAGGTCGGCGACGCGCGCGACATCGAGCCGCCGGCCGACACCGGCTGGATCGTCACCAACCCGCCGTACGGCGAGCGCATGGACGAACACGACCACGAACTGTGGCGCGACTGGGCCGCATGCCTGAAGCGCCGCTTCGCCGGTTGGCAGCTGCACGTCATCTCCAGCGACATGACCTTGCCGCAGCGCATGCGTCTCAAGCCGCTGCGGCGCACGCCGCTGCATAACGGCGCGCTGGATTGCCGCCTGTTCGGCTTCGAGCTGGTCGCCAGCAGCTACCGGGACGGCCCCCGCTCCGGCACGTCCGACACACCGCCCGCAGACGAAGACGCGTTGTAA
- a CDS encoding acyl-CoA synthetase, producing MNDQYEALYQSFRWLVPTQFNIAEACCHRWAVSAPESRRIAIYYEDEAGNREVWTYARLAEAANQLANGLIKMGVEPGDRVGVVLGQRPETVVAHMAIYSVGAVVLPLSSLFGPEALESRLRDSEAHVAIVDHASSAQLLGVSDNCPQLHQIIGIGFADERVLPWRSLLARQPSEFKRVMTRASDPAILLYTSGTTGAPKGALLPHSALIGNLPGFVASQDWFPRPADVFWSPADWAWTGGMMDALLPTLYFGHPIVGTRGRFSPERAFELMERYQVTNAFLFPTALKMMMKTVPQPRERYKLALRALMSAGESVGETVFAWCESALGVTPNEMFGQTEMNYVVGNSSRRWPARPGSMGRPYPGHRVAVIDELGQEVPTGEVGEIAVNRMDIHGHPDPVMFLGYWRNPIATEAKFSGDWCRTGDLASIDADGYLWYAGRADDVFKSAGYRIGPGEIESCLLGHPAVANAAVVPKPDVERGALVKAYVVLTAEYAAQPPEAITQALQDHVRERLAPYEYPKEIEYLDELPMTTTGKIQRAVLRRREEERARAASGTA from the coding sequence ATGAACGACCAATACGAGGCGCTCTACCAATCATTCCGCTGGCTGGTACCCACCCAGTTCAATATCGCGGAAGCCTGCTGCCATCGCTGGGCGGTCAGCGCGCCGGAATCACGTCGCATCGCCATCTACTATGAAGACGAAGCCGGCAACCGCGAGGTCTGGACCTACGCGCGCCTGGCGGAAGCCGCCAACCAATTGGCCAACGGGCTGATCAAGATGGGCGTCGAGCCCGGCGACCGGGTCGGTGTGGTGCTGGGACAACGCCCCGAAACCGTGGTGGCGCACATGGCCATTTACAGCGTCGGCGCCGTCGTGCTGCCGCTGTCCTCGCTGTTCGGCCCCGAGGCCCTCGAGTCGCGGCTGCGCGACTCCGAAGCGCACGTCGCCATCGTCGACCACGCTTCAAGCGCGCAGCTGCTGGGCGTCAGCGACAATTGCCCGCAACTGCACCAGATCATCGGCATCGGCTTCGCGGACGAACGCGTCCTGCCGTGGCGCAGCCTGCTGGCGCGCCAGCCTTCCGAATTCAAGCGCGTGATGACGCGCGCCTCCGACCCCGCGATCCTGCTGTACACCTCGGGCACCACCGGCGCGCCCAAGGGCGCCCTGCTGCCGCACAGCGCGCTCATCGGCAACCTGCCCGGCTTCGTGGCCTCGCAAGACTGGTTCCCTCGGCCCGCCGACGTGTTCTGGTCGCCGGCCGACTGGGCCTGGACCGGCGGCATGATGGACGCCCTGCTGCCCACGCTGTATTTCGGCCATCCCATCGTGGGCACCCGCGGACGCTTCAGCCCCGAGCGCGCCTTCGAACTGATGGAGCGCTACCAGGTCACCAACGCCTTCCTGTTCCCCACCGCGCTCAAGATGATGATGAAGACGGTGCCGCAGCCGCGCGAGCGCTACAAGCTTGCCCTGCGCGCCTTGATGAGTGCGGGCGAGAGCGTGGGCGAGACCGTGTTCGCCTGGTGCGAATCGGCGCTGGGCGTGACGCCCAACGAAATGTTCGGCCAGACCGAGATGAACTACGTGGTCGGCAACAGCAGCCGGCGCTGGCCTGCCCGGCCGGGCAGCATGGGCCGGCCCTATCCCGGCCACCGCGTGGCCGTCATCGACGAACTGGGCCAGGAGGTGCCGACGGGCGAAGTCGGCGAGATCGCCGTCAACCGCATGGACATCCACGGCCATCCCGATCCGGTCATGTTCCTGGGCTACTGGCGCAATCCCATCGCCACCGAAGCCAAGTTCAGCGGCGACTGGTGCCGCACCGGCGACCTGGCCAGCATCGATGCCGACGGCTATCTGTGGTACGCGGGCCGCGCTGACGATGTCTTCAAGTCGGCCGGCTACCGCATCGGCCCCGGAGAGATCGAAAGCTGCCTGCTGGGACACCCCGCGGTGGCCAATGCCGCCGTGGTGCCCAAGCCCGATGTCGAACGCGGCGCGCTGGTGAAGGCCTATGTGGTGCTGACCGCCGAATACGCCGCGCAGCCGCCCGAGGCCATCACGCAGGCGCTGCAGGACCACGTGCGCGAGCGCCTGGCGCCGTACGAATACCCCAAGGAAATCGAGTACCTGGACGAACTGCCGATGACCACCACCGGCAAGATCCAGCGTGCGGTGCTGCGACGCCGCGAAGAAGAACGCGCGCGCGCCGCCTCGGGCACGGCCTGA
- a CDS encoding UDP-2,3-diacylglucosamine diphosphatase encodes MNDIQSTRWRTLWLSDIHLGTSGCKAQFLLDFLDHNDADTLYLVGDIVDGWQLRKHWHWPRQHNDVVQRILRKARNGTRVVFIPGNHDEFAREFIGYAFGDIEILDEEVHVTAKGLKLLVLHGDQFDGVIQHSKWLAHLGDSLYQLALWLNNHFNRLRHRMGLHYWSLSQYLKHKVKNAVSFITNFEEALAGEARRRGLDGVVCGHIHKPELRDINGVLYCNDGDWVESLSALAESQDGTLQLLDWASVLAQRESPARGRPSLALPDLPSAIGRSSK; translated from the coding sequence GTGAACGACATCCAATCGACGCGTTGGCGCACATTATGGCTATCCGACATCCACCTGGGCACCAGTGGATGCAAAGCGCAGTTCCTGCTCGATTTCCTTGACCACAACGACGCCGACACGCTTTACCTGGTCGGCGACATCGTGGACGGCTGGCAGCTGCGCAAGCACTGGCACTGGCCCAGGCAGCACAACGACGTGGTGCAGCGCATCCTGCGCAAGGCCCGCAACGGCACCCGCGTGGTGTTCATCCCGGGCAACCACGACGAGTTCGCGCGCGAGTTCATCGGCTACGCCTTCGGCGACATCGAAATCCTCGACGAAGAAGTGCACGTCACCGCCAAGGGACTGAAACTGCTGGTGCTGCACGGCGACCAGTTCGACGGCGTGATCCAGCACAGCAAGTGGCTGGCGCATCTGGGCGACTCCCTTTACCAGCTGGCCCTGTGGCTGAACAACCATTTCAACCGCCTGCGGCACCGCATGGGGCTGCACTATTGGTCGCTGTCGCAATATCTGAAGCACAAGGTGAAGAACGCGGTGTCGTTCATCACCAATTTCGAAGAGGCCCTGGCGGGCGAGGCGCGCCGCCGCGGCTTGGATGGCGTGGTCTGCGGGCACATCCACAAGCCCGAACTGCGCGACATCAACGGCGTGCTGTACTGCAACGACGGCGACTGGGTGGAAAGCCTGTCGGCCTTGGCCGAATCGCAGGACGGCACCCTGCAACTGCTGGATTGGGCCAGCGTGCTGGCCCAGCGCGAAAGCCCCGCGCGCGGCCGTCCCTCGCTGGCGCTGCCCGATCTGCCTTCCGCGATCGGCCGCTCCAGCAAGTAG